From a region of the Paraburkholderia hospita genome:
- the mraZ gene encoding division/cell wall cluster transcriptional repressor MraZ — translation MFQGASALTLDAKGRMSVPSRYRDALQGQAEGRVTITRHPDGCLLLFPRPEWEVFRAKIVALPMEAKWFQRIFLGSAADVDLDTAGRVLIAPELRQAAKLEKEVMLLGMGSRFEIWDKETYDAQEQAAMSQGMPESLKNFTF, via the coding sequence GTGTTCCAAGGGGCGTCAGCGCTGACACTCGATGCGAAGGGGCGGATGTCCGTCCCGTCTCGCTATCGTGATGCGCTGCAAGGACAGGCAGAAGGCCGAGTGACCATTACGCGTCACCCGGACGGCTGCCTGTTGCTGTTTCCGCGCCCTGAGTGGGAAGTCTTTCGCGCCAAGATCGTCGCGCTGCCGATGGAAGCCAAATGGTTTCAACGGATTTTTCTCGGCAGTGCTGCGGATGTCGATCTCGACACGGCTGGCCGCGTGCTGATCGCGCCCGAGCTTCGCCAGGCGGCGAAGCTGGAAAAAGAAGTGATGTTGCTGGGAATGGGAAGCCGGTTCGAGATCTGGGACAAGGAAACCTACGACGCGCAGGAACAGGCGGCGATGTCGCAGGGCATGCCCGAGTCTCTGAAGAACTTCACATTCTGA
- the coq7 gene encoding 2-polyprenyl-3-methyl-6-methoxy-1,4-benzoquinone monooxygenase, protein MLLDELINEFDRGLRSMTGVSRMSRPLPVPPASTEPVELTDEERAHAAGLMRVNHVGEVCAQALYQAQKLATRSPALKQAFEHAAREEEDHLAWTYKRLEALNSRPSLLNPLWYAGALAIGLAAGRLGDRVSLGFMAETERQVELHLDGHLTTLPEGDHESRAIVEQMRIDEAAHGKAATDAGGVELPFPARALMRAASKIMTRTAYHV, encoded by the coding sequence ATGCTGCTTGATGAATTGATTAATGAGTTCGATCGGGGTTTACGCTCAATGACCGGGGTGTCGCGCATGTCGCGTCCGCTACCCGTTCCGCCCGCGTCGACGGAGCCAGTCGAACTGACTGATGAGGAGCGCGCGCACGCAGCGGGGTTGATGCGCGTGAATCACGTCGGCGAGGTATGCGCGCAGGCGCTTTACCAGGCGCAAAAACTGGCGACGCGCTCGCCGGCGCTCAAGCAGGCCTTCGAGCATGCCGCGCGCGAAGAGGAAGATCACCTCGCGTGGACGTATAAGCGCCTCGAGGCGCTCAATTCGCGTCCAAGCCTGCTCAATCCGCTCTGGTATGCTGGCGCCCTCGCGATCGGTCTCGCAGCCGGCCGCCTTGGCGATCGCGTGAGCCTCGGCTTCATGGCGGAAACGGAGCGGCAGGTGGAACTGCATCTGGACGGCCATCTGACCACGCTTCCAGAAGGCGATCATGAGTCGCGCGCGATCGTCGAACAGATGCGTATCGATGAAGCCGCGCACGGCAAGGCCGCAACGGATGCGGGCGGCGTCGAGTTGCCGTTCCCGGCGCGCGCGCTGATGCGGGCCGCGTCGAAGATCATGACCCGCACGGCGTATCACGTGTAA
- a CDS encoding porin encodes MKKSLLALAALGAFAGVAHAQSSVTLYGIIDEGFNYTNHVQTASGAGRTNQSLYNLSSGVLQGSRWGLRGTEDLGGGLKAVFVLESGFDVNTGKSGQGGALFGRQAYVGLSSQFGTVTMGRQYDSVVDYVGPLEAGDQWGGYIAAHPDDLDNFNNANRVNNAIKFTSANYAGLTFGGMYSLGGVAGATGRNQIWSLGAGYNNGPLVLGAGYLNVRDPNTSFWGNVPSSGANPTNNIGKVTGVQGNPVISGFATANSYQVGGAGGAYTFGAATVGVTYSFIQFGNLGSENVTAPAYRGSATFNNGEINFKYQLTPALVLGAAYDYTRLASFNGHGGAHYNQGALGADYFLSKRTDVYLIGVYQRAAGTDSTGQQAVASINGLTPSNSNNQFTARVGIRHKF; translated from the coding sequence ATGAAAAAGTCGCTTCTCGCTCTGGCAGCATTGGGCGCGTTTGCTGGCGTCGCTCATGCTCAGAGCAGCGTGACGTTGTACGGCATTATTGACGAAGGTTTTAACTACACGAACCACGTGCAGACGGCATCTGGCGCTGGCCGCACGAACCAGAGCCTGTACAACCTGTCGAGCGGCGTTCTGCAAGGCAGCCGTTGGGGCCTGCGCGGTACCGAGGATCTGGGCGGTGGCCTGAAAGCGGTCTTCGTGCTGGAAAGCGGCTTCGACGTGAACACCGGCAAGTCTGGTCAGGGCGGCGCGCTGTTCGGCCGTCAGGCTTATGTCGGTCTGTCGAGCCAGTTTGGTACGGTTACGATGGGTCGCCAGTATGACTCCGTGGTCGACTACGTCGGTCCGCTGGAAGCCGGCGACCAGTGGGGCGGCTACATCGCGGCTCACCCGGACGATCTGGACAACTTCAACAACGCAAACCGCGTGAACAACGCAATCAAGTTCACGAGCGCGAACTACGCCGGCCTGACGTTCGGCGGCATGTATAGCCTCGGCGGCGTTGCAGGCGCGACGGGCCGCAACCAGATCTGGTCGTTGGGCGCTGGCTACAACAACGGCCCGCTGGTGTTGGGTGCTGGCTACTTGAACGTCCGCGATCCGAATACCTCGTTCTGGGGCAACGTGCCGAGCAGCGGCGCGAACCCGACGAACAACATCGGCAAGGTTACGGGCGTCCAGGGTAACCCGGTCATCTCGGGCTTCGCTACGGCCAACTCGTACCAGGTCGGCGGCGCAGGTGGTGCGTACACGTTCGGCGCAGCAACGGTCGGCGTGACGTATTCGTTCATCCAGTTCGGCAACCTCGGCTCGGAGAACGTCACGGCTCCGGCTTACCGCGGCTCGGCAACGTTCAACAACGGCGAAATCAACTTCAAGTATCAGTTGACGCCGGCTCTCGTTCTGGGCGCAGCATATGATTACACGCGCCTCGCTTCGTTCAACGGTCATGGCGGCGCGCACTACAACCAGGGCGCACTCGGCGCAGACTACTTCCTGTCGAAGCGCACGGACGTCTACCTGATCGGCGTGTACCAACGCGCTGCGGGTACGGACTCGACGGGCCAGCAAGCAGTTGCTTCGATCAACGGACTGACGCCGTCGAACTCGAACAACCAGTTCACGGCTCGCGTCGGTATCCGTCACAAGTTCTAA
- a CDS encoding long-chain fatty acid--CoA ligase → MASELWLKSYPPGVPKEIDPTQYESITAMLEESFREYRAKPAFACMGKQITYGELDSLSTRLAGWLQSKGIARGARIAIMMPNVLQYPVALAAILRAGYVVVNVNPLYTPRELEHQLKDSGAEAIILLENFAVTLQAIVRNTSIKHIVVASMGDLMGAKGLIVNFVVRRVKKMVPAWSLLGHVSFNDAISAGARSKFTPVKQSPDDVAFLQYTGGTTGVAKGATLLHRNLVANVLQSHVWVEPARKKRGDIDQFVTVVALPLYHVFALTVCSLLTIRTGGLGVLTPNPRDIAGMIKSLHGYKITTFPAVNTLYNAMLNHPDFAKLDFSNLLVANAGGMAVQEAVANRWYERTHAPIVEGYGLSETSPCVTCNPTTVTEYSGTIGLPLPSTEVSIRDDDGNELPPGQAGELCIRGPQVMAGYWNRPDETAKVMTSDGFFRSGDIATVNDDGFVKIVDRKKDMILVSGFNVYPNEIEDVVAKHPGVFEVAAVGVPDEHSGEAVKLYIVKKDDAITDADIFAYCKTQLTGYKRPRIVEFRKELPKSNVGKILRRELRDGRA, encoded by the coding sequence TTGGCCTCGGAGTTATGGCTGAAGTCGTATCCGCCCGGCGTGCCAAAAGAGATCGATCCGACGCAATACGAGTCGATCACTGCGATGCTGGAGGAGAGCTTCCGCGAATATCGCGCAAAGCCGGCATTCGCCTGCATGGGCAAGCAGATCACGTACGGCGAACTCGACAGCCTGTCGACGCGGCTTGCCGGTTGGCTCCAGTCGAAGGGCATCGCGCGCGGCGCGCGTATCGCCATCATGATGCCCAACGTCCTGCAGTACCCCGTCGCGCTCGCGGCGATCCTGCGCGCGGGTTACGTCGTCGTGAACGTGAATCCGCTGTACACGCCGCGCGAGCTTGAGCATCAGCTGAAAGACAGCGGCGCGGAAGCGATCATCCTGCTCGAGAATTTCGCGGTGACGTTGCAGGCGATCGTACGCAATACGTCGATCAAACATATCGTCGTCGCGTCGATGGGCGATCTGATGGGTGCGAAGGGATTGATCGTCAATTTCGTCGTGCGTCGCGTGAAGAAGATGGTGCCCGCGTGGAGTCTGCTGGGCCACGTCAGCTTCAACGATGCCATTTCAGCGGGCGCGCGCAGCAAGTTCACGCCCGTGAAGCAGAGTCCCGACGACGTCGCGTTTCTTCAGTACACAGGCGGCACGACGGGCGTAGCGAAGGGCGCAACGCTCCTGCACCGCAATCTGGTCGCGAACGTGCTGCAGTCGCATGTGTGGGTCGAGCCGGCGCGCAAGAAGCGCGGCGACATCGACCAGTTCGTGACCGTTGTCGCGCTGCCGCTGTACCACGTGTTCGCGCTGACAGTTTGCAGTCTGTTGACGATCCGCACGGGGGGCCTTGGCGTGCTGACTCCAAATCCACGCGATATCGCCGGCATGATCAAGTCGCTGCACGGCTACAAAATCACGACGTTCCCCGCCGTGAATACGCTGTACAACGCGATGCTCAATCATCCTGATTTCGCAAAGCTCGATTTCTCGAATCTGCTGGTCGCGAACGCCGGTGGGATGGCCGTGCAGGAAGCCGTCGCGAACCGCTGGTACGAGCGCACGCACGCGCCGATCGTTGAAGGCTACGGCTTGTCGGAGACCTCGCCGTGCGTCACCTGCAATCCGACCACGGTCACTGAATACAGCGGCACGATCGGTCTGCCGCTGCCGTCGACGGAAGTATCGATTCGCGACGACGACGGCAACGAACTGCCGCCCGGCCAGGCGGGCGAGTTGTGCATTCGAGGTCCGCAGGTGATGGCGGGCTACTGGAACCGGCCGGACGAAACGGCGAAGGTGATGACGTCCGACGGCTTCTTCCGTTCAGGCGACATCGCGACCGTCAACGACGACGGCTTCGTGAAGATCGTCGACCGGAAGAAGGACATGATTCTGGTGTCAGGCTTCAACGTCTATCCGAACGAGATCGAGGACGTGGTTGCCAAGCACCCCGGTGTGTTCGAAGTGGCGGCCGTGGGCGTGCCCGACGAGCATTCGGGCGAAGCGGTGAAGCTTTACATCGTGAAGAAGGACGACGCGATCACCGACGCCGACATCTTCGCGTACTGCAAGACTCAACTGACGGGCTACAAGCGGCCGCGGATCGTCGAGTTTCGCAAGGAACTACCGAAGAGCAATGTTGGCAAGATCTTGCGTCGCGAATTGCGTGACGGCCGGGCGTGA
- a CDS encoding site-specific integrase — translation MRRLVSSFLRICVIVTTLHRPPALQVDRTPSACLIGAFEAFLCTERGLSRSTVVHYLTVIRRFLNERFGCKVPHVDRLRPQDIHNFLLREIQRVSRSHGKLVITALRSFLRFLLQRGAIQTDLACTLPGVACWRLSHLPRSLPPDQVELLLACCDRSTPAGERDYAILLLLARLGLRGGEVLAMTLDDLDWEHGEIVVRGKGQRLERLPMPSDVGAALASYLCDVRPACATRRVFIRMKAPHQGLAVAAICCIVRRALGRAGLDPEFKGAHLLRHSLATNLLRRGATLGEIGQLLRHRQPTTTQIYAKVDIAALRDIALPWPGGAS, via the coding sequence ATGCGACGACTGGTCAGCAGCTTCTTGCGTATCTGCGTAATCGTGACGACATTGCACCGCCCGCCTGCACTGCAGGTTGATCGAACACCGTCGGCCTGTCTTATTGGCGCCTTTGAAGCATTTCTCTGTACCGAACGTGGCCTGTCACGGTCAACAGTCGTCCACTATCTGACCGTCATCCGGCGCTTCCTGAATGAGCGGTTTGGGTGCAAGGTTCCGCATGTTGACCGGTTGCGGCCGCAAGACATCCACAACTTTCTTCTTCGCGAGATCCAGCGTGTAAGTCGCAGTCACGGCAAGCTAGTCATCACCGCGCTGCGCTCGTTCCTGCGATTCCTGCTGCAGCGTGGCGCTATTCAGACAGACCTGGCTTGCACGCTACCTGGGGTGGCATGCTGGAGACTGTCACATCTGCCCAGGTCGTTGCCTCCCGATCAGGTCGAACTATTACTCGCCTGCTGCGATCGAAGCACACCTGCCGGCGAGCGCGACTATGCGATCTTGCTGCTCCTGGCCCGACTCGGGTTGCGGGGTGGAGAGGTGCTGGCCATGACGTTGGACGATCTGGACTGGGAGCACGGCGAGATCGTGGTTCGAGGCAAAGGTCAGCGACTGGAACGCTTGCCAATGCCCTCTGATGTCGGCGCGGCATTGGCGAGCTATCTTTGTGACGTCCGTCCGGCGTGTGCGACGCGTCGGGTGTTCATTCGGATGAAGGCTCCGCACCAGGGGCTTGCCGTTGCCGCGATTTGCTGCATTGTTCGGCGCGCCCTTGGCCGGGCCGGTCTGGACCCTGAGTTCAAAGGGGCTCACCTGTTACGCCATTCGCTCGCCACCAATCTGCTTCGCCGCGGCGCGACGCTGGGTGAGATTGGTCAACTGCTGCGTCACCGACAGCCGACAACTACGCAGATCTACGCCAAAGTTGACATCGCGGCGCTGCGTGATATTGCGCTGCCGTGGCCCGGAGGTGCGTCATGA
- a CDS encoding tyrosine-type recombinase/integrase, translating into MSKLQVALDEYLAVRRALGFKLRLAGRLLQRFVDFAAREGAEYITTELALAWAMEPATAQPAQWANRLGMLRRFAQYCSANDPRNAVPPADLLPHRYHRPAPYLYRDDEIKRLLAAARRLPYVTGLRPITFFTLFGLYVATGLRVNEALHLDRNDVDLVNGVLTIRGAKFGKMRYVPVHVSTQRALRRYAVLRDRLCSDLETPSFFVSERGTRLTEWCVRWTFVKLSHEIGLRGDDDSRGPRLHDLRHRLATRTLLNWYRRGVDVERHLPLLSAYLGHAHITDTYWYLTATPELLRYALRYVERSREGLRP; encoded by the coding sequence ATGAGCAAGCTGCAGGTCGCACTCGATGAGTACCTCGCAGTCCGTCGCGCCCTCGGGTTCAAGTTGCGCCTGGCAGGCCGACTGCTGCAACGCTTTGTCGACTTCGCTGCTCGCGAAGGTGCAGAATACATCACCACCGAGCTCGCACTGGCATGGGCGATGGAGCCGGCCACCGCGCAACCCGCCCAGTGGGCGAACCGCCTCGGCATGTTGCGTCGTTTCGCACAGTATTGCAGCGCGAACGATCCGCGCAACGCCGTGCCGCCGGCAGACCTGCTTCCTCACCGGTACCATCGTCCAGCTCCATACCTTTACCGCGACGATGAGATCAAGCGGTTGCTTGCTGCTGCCCGCCGCCTTCCGTATGTCACTGGTCTGAGGCCTATTACATTCTTCACGCTATTCGGTCTTTACGTCGCCACGGGGCTACGGGTCAACGAGGCCTTGCATCTCGATCGCAACGACGTCGATCTGGTCAACGGAGTGTTGACGATCCGTGGCGCGAAGTTTGGCAAGATGCGCTATGTACCGGTCCACGTTTCCACACAACGAGCATTACGGCGCTACGCAGTCCTGCGGGATCGTCTGTGCAGCGATCTCGAAACGCCGAGCTTCTTTGTCTCGGAGCGCGGAACCCGTTTAACAGAATGGTGCGTGCGATGGACCTTTGTAAAGCTATCGCATGAGATCGGCCTTCGCGGTGACGACGACTCCCGAGGGCCTCGTCTGCACGATCTTCGTCACCGGCTGGCCACTCGCACGCTCCTCAACTGGTATCGACGCGGTGTCGATGTCGAGCGTCACCTGCCGTTGCTGTCGGCCTACCTCGGGCACGCGCATATCACCGACACGTACTGGTATTTGACTGCGACGCCCGAGCTGCTGCGCTATGCGCTGCGATACGTGGAACGCTCCAGAGAAGGACTACGACCATGA
- a CDS encoding tyrosine-type recombinase/integrase, which yields MNTISTLPALLQAFFMDRLMQQRQASSYTVASYRDTFRLLLQYAQRRLGKAPSNLTVSELDTPLLGAFLDYLEHERKNSARSRNVRLAAIHSFFRYVALHAPEHSAVAQRVLAMPSKRYTRSPIAYLTQVEVDALLAAPDLTTWSGRRDRALLTLAVQTGLRAAELIGMRCEDVLLGAGAHVRCEGKGRKCRCTPLGKDTVLVLRSWLRERQGQPLEPLFPTTRGTALSHDALQYMLDKHLRIACQHCPSLVHKRVTPHVLRHTLAMDLLHHGAEQTVIALWLGHESTETTAIYLHADMQLKERALAKTSNRKVPASRYRPDDRLMQFLKNL from the coding sequence ATGAATACTATCAGCACGCTCCCCGCACTTCTGCAGGCGTTCTTCATGGATCGGCTCATGCAGCAGCGTCAGGCGAGCTCCTACACCGTCGCGAGCTATCGGGACACCTTTCGCCTGCTTCTCCAGTACGCGCAAAGACGCCTCGGCAAGGCGCCTTCGAATCTGACGGTATCAGAACTCGACACGCCGCTTCTGGGCGCGTTCCTCGATTACCTGGAGCACGAACGCAAGAACAGCGCCCGCAGTCGCAACGTGCGTCTCGCTGCAATCCATTCCTTCTTCCGCTACGTGGCGTTGCACGCCCCGGAGCATAGCGCGGTGGCGCAGCGCGTCCTGGCCATGCCGAGCAAGCGCTATACGCGCAGCCCGATCGCTTATCTGACGCAGGTTGAGGTCGATGCGCTGCTTGCCGCTCCCGACCTCACGACATGGTCTGGTCGCCGTGATCGTGCGCTTCTGACGTTGGCCGTCCAGACCGGCCTGCGTGCCGCGGAGCTTATCGGGATGCGCTGCGAAGACGTTTTGCTTGGCGCCGGCGCACACGTACGATGCGAAGGCAAGGGTCGCAAATGCCGTTGCACGCCATTGGGTAAAGACACCGTTCTGGTGTTGCGCAGTTGGTTGCGTGAGCGACAAGGACAGCCTCTTGAGCCTCTTTTCCCGACTACGCGCGGAACCGCGTTAAGCCATGATGCCCTGCAATACATGCTGGACAAGCATCTCCGTATCGCTTGCCAGCACTGTCCATCGCTCGTGCATAAGCGCGTGACTCCGCATGTATTGAGGCACACCCTGGCCATGGATCTGCTTCATCACGGCGCTGAGCAGACCGTGATCGCACTCTGGTTGGGGCACGAATCGACCGAAACAACAGCCATTTATCTGCATGCAGACATGCAACTCAAGGAGCGCGCACTTGCTAAAACGTCTAACAGGAAAGTCCCGGCATCCCGATACCGACCTGATGATCGGCTCATGCAATTTCTGAAGAACCTCTAA
- a CDS encoding molybdopterin-containing oxidoreductase family protein, whose protein sequence is MNAPAEFARAVCPHDCPDTCAMRVTVDNGRAIKVVGEPDHPPTQGVLCTKVSRYADRVHHPRRLTTPMRRIGRKGEGRFEPISWDEALRLAGERLLEIAGRAPEAIVPYSYAGTMGFVQGDSIAQRFFHKLGASQLDRTICAAAGAAGLKYTYGASLGMLTEFFSESEVILIWGANPIASNLHFWTRAQEAKRNGARLIAIDPYRSLTAEKCHQHIALKPGTDGALALGMMHVLIAEDMLDHAYIADHTLGFDQLKARALDYPPARVAEICGIDEQVVVDLARLYGGTKKSAIRLNYGMQRVRGGGNAVRAIACLPSLTGAWRERAGGALLSSSGWAPVDSHALSRPDLMPGWPSKQPRVVNMNAIGDALCHPGDAAFGPKVEAIVVYNSNPVAVAPDSERVASGFAREDLFTIVLEHFQTDTADYADLLLPATTQLEHLDVHKSYGHTHVMVNLPAIAPVGDARPNTEIFRGIARAMGLDEPALYEGDESVASSAFRWDDPLLEGCSWETLKRDGWAKLNVPDAPFANGGFRTPSGKCEFYSERLTQAGLEPVPDYLPPYESADGSPELAARYPLAMISPPARNFLNSTFVNVESLRATEGEPHLDIHPDDASERGINDGDQVRIFNDRGSMQARARVTDRARAGLVVGLSIWWKKLAPDGRNANQVTSQALTDLGGSATFYDCLVEVERA, encoded by the coding sequence ATGAACGCTCCCGCTGAATTCGCCCGTGCCGTCTGTCCGCACGATTGCCCCGATACCTGCGCGATGCGCGTGACCGTCGACAACGGCCGCGCGATCAAGGTTGTCGGCGAACCAGATCACCCGCCGACGCAAGGCGTTCTGTGCACGAAGGTCAGCCGTTATGCGGATCGTGTGCATCATCCCCGCCGGCTGACGACGCCGATGCGGCGGATCGGTCGAAAAGGCGAAGGGCGCTTCGAGCCAATCAGTTGGGACGAAGCGCTGCGCCTCGCGGGCGAGCGTCTGTTGGAAATCGCGGGCCGCGCGCCGGAAGCGATCGTGCCGTACAGCTACGCCGGCACGATGGGTTTCGTGCAGGGCGACAGCATCGCGCAGCGGTTTTTCCATAAGCTCGGCGCATCGCAACTGGACCGAACCATTTGCGCAGCGGCTGGCGCGGCGGGCCTCAAATACACATACGGCGCAAGCCTCGGGATGCTCACGGAGTTTTTCTCCGAGAGCGAGGTGATTCTGATCTGGGGAGCAAACCCGATCGCGTCGAATCTGCACTTCTGGACGCGTGCGCAGGAGGCGAAGCGCAACGGCGCGCGCCTGATCGCAATCGATCCGTACCGCTCGCTCACTGCTGAAAAATGCCATCAACACATCGCACTGAAGCCGGGCACCGACGGCGCGCTCGCGCTCGGCATGATGCATGTGCTGATCGCGGAAGACATGCTCGATCACGCTTACATTGCCGATCACACGCTTGGTTTCGATCAACTGAAAGCACGCGCGCTCGACTATCCGCCTGCGCGCGTCGCTGAAATCTGTGGAATCGACGAGCAGGTGGTCGTGGATCTCGCGCGTCTCTATGGCGGCACGAAAAAGTCGGCGATTCGCCTGAACTACGGCATGCAGCGCGTACGCGGCGGTGGCAACGCCGTTCGTGCGATCGCCTGCCTGCCGTCGCTGACGGGCGCCTGGCGCGAGCGCGCGGGCGGTGCGCTACTGTCGTCGTCGGGCTGGGCACCTGTCGATTCGCATGCGTTGTCGCGGCCCGACCTGATGCCGGGCTGGCCTTCGAAACAGCCGCGCGTCGTGAATATGAACGCGATCGGCGACGCGCTGTGCCATCCGGGTGACGCCGCATTCGGGCCGAAGGTCGAAGCGATCGTCGTGTACAACTCGAACCCCGTCGCGGTGGCGCCGGACTCCGAGCGCGTCGCCTCCGGCTTTGCGCGCGAAGATCTGTTCACGATTGTGCTCGAGCACTTCCAGACCGACACGGCCGACTACGCCGATCTGCTGCTGCCCGCTACGACGCAGCTCGAGCATCTCGATGTCCACAAGTCGTACGGCCACACGCACGTGATGGTCAACTTGCCCGCGATCGCGCCTGTCGGTGACGCGCGTCCGAACACGGAAATCTTCCGCGGCATCGCGCGCGCGATGGGCCTTGACGAGCCGGCGCTGTATGAAGGCGATGAGTCGGTAGCGTCGTCGGCGTTTCGTTGGGATGATCCGCTGCTGGAAGGCTGCAGTTGGGAGACGCTCAAGCGCGATGGCTGGGCAAAGCTGAATGTCCCCGATGCGCCGTTCGCGAACGGCGGCTTTCGCACGCCATCGGGCAAATGCGAGTTCTATAGCGAGCGTCTCACACAAGCGGGCCTCGAACCGGTGCCGGATTATCTGCCGCCTTATGAGTCGGCCGACGGTTCGCCTGAGCTCGCGGCCCGTTATCCGCTCGCGATGATCTCTCCGCCCGCGCGCAATTTCCTCAACAGCACGTTCGTGAACGTCGAAAGCCTGCGTGCGACGGAAGGCGAGCCGCACCTCGATATCCATCCCGACGACGCAAGCGAACGCGGCATCAACGACGGCGATCAGGTCCGCATCTTCAACGATCGCGGCTCGATGCAGGCACGCGCCCGCGTGACCGACAGGGCACGCGCCGGGCTCGTCGTCGGCTTGTCGATCTGGTGGAAAAAGCTCGCGCCGGACGGCCGCAACGCCAACCAGGTCACGAGCCAGGCGCTGACCGACCTCGGCGGCTCCGCCACTTTCTACGACTGTCTCGTCGAGGTCGAACGAGCCTGA
- a CDS encoding M20 aminoacylase family protein → MKLLPEIQAARGEIQTLRRTIHAHPELRYEETQTASLVAKTLAGWGIEVHEGIGKTGVVGVLKRGTGTKSIGLRADMDALPIQELNTFDHRSKNEGKMHACGHDGHTAMLLGAARHLARHGDFDGTIVFIFQPAEEGGAGAQAMIDDGLFTRFPVDAVFGIHNWPGMPAGHFGVTEGPIMASSNEFRIEITGVGSHAALPHNGRDPVFTAVQIANGLQSVITRNKKPLDTAVLSITQIHAGDAVNVVPDSAWLAGTVRTFTTETLDLIESRMRKIVQSTAEAYECSVEMTFHRNYPPTINSGKEARFAAAVMKEVVGEEKVDDTVEPTMGAEDFSFMLLAKPGCYAFLGNGNGGHREAGHGAGPCMLHNASYDFNDELLPVGATYWVRLAQRFLAEA, encoded by the coding sequence ATGAAACTGCTTCCTGAAATCCAAGCCGCTCGCGGCGAAATTCAGACTCTCCGACGAACAATCCACGCCCATCCGGAATTGCGATATGAAGAGACGCAGACAGCGTCACTCGTCGCCAAGACATTGGCTGGATGGGGTATCGAGGTGCATGAAGGCATCGGAAAAACCGGCGTGGTTGGCGTGCTCAAGCGCGGGACGGGGACGAAGTCGATCGGCTTGCGCGCTGATATGGACGCCTTGCCTATCCAGGAATTGAATACCTTCGATCACCGCTCGAAAAACGAAGGGAAGATGCATGCGTGCGGTCACGATGGACATACCGCAATGCTGCTCGGCGCGGCGCGCCATCTCGCCAGGCACGGTGATTTCGACGGCACGATTGTCTTCATCTTTCAACCGGCCGAAGAAGGCGGCGCCGGCGCGCAGGCGATGATCGATGACGGGCTATTCACGCGGTTCCCAGTCGATGCCGTATTCGGCATCCATAACTGGCCGGGCATGCCGGCGGGACATTTCGGCGTCACCGAAGGTCCGATCATGGCGTCGAGTAACGAATTCCGCATTGAAATCACAGGCGTGGGCTCGCATGCGGCTTTGCCGCATAACGGACGTGATCCCGTGTTCACGGCCGTGCAAATCGCGAATGGCCTGCAAAGCGTGATCACGCGCAACAAGAAACCGCTCGATACCGCCGTTCTGTCGATCACCCAGATTCATGCCGGCGATGCCGTCAACGTCGTGCCGGATTCCGCGTGGCTTGCGGGGACCGTTCGGACTTTCACGACGGAGACGCTCGATCTGATCGAATCGCGGATGCGGAAGATCGTGCAAAGCACGGCTGAAGCCTACGAGTGTTCGGTCGAGATGACCTTCCATCGCAACTATCCGCCGACGATCAATAGCGGGAAGGAAGCGCGGTTCGCTGCGGCGGTGATGAAGGAAGTCGTCGGTGAGGAGAAGGTTGACGATACCGTCGAACCAACGATGGGCGCAGAAGACTTTTCGTTCATGCTGCTGGCGAAACCTGGGTGTTATGCGTTTCTTGGAAACGGCAACGGTGGACATCGCGAGGCCGGGCATGGCGCCGGTCCCTGCATGCTGCACAATGCGAGCTACGATTTCAACGATGAGCTGCTGCCGGTTGGGGCCACGTACTGGGTGCGGTTGGCGCAGCGGTTTCTGGCGGAGGCGTGA